The sequence below is a genomic window from Anaerolineae bacterium.
AGATGCGCCTTATCCAGCCGCAGCTCAGCCAGGATGTCATACGTGCGCTGGAATTGCTCAACGGTTTCGCCAGGGAAGCCGACGATGATGTCAGTATGGATCGCCGCACCGGGAATGCGCTCCCGGATACGAGCGATGAGCGCCCGATAGTCGTCGGCCGTATATCCTCGCTTCATGCGCGCCAGCACCTCGTCATCACCGGCCTGGATGGGCACCTCGATCACCTCGCATACCTTAGGCAGGGTGGCCACTGCGTCCAGGATGCGATCGCTCAGGTAGTTCGGGTGTGAGGTGAGGAAGCGGATGCGCCACAACCCTTCGATCTCGTGCACCGCATAGAGCAGATCAGCTAAATCCGGACCGCCTGTGTCATATCCGTAGCGATCCACGATCTGCCCCAGCAGCGTAACCTCGCGCACGCCCCGCGCCACCAGGCCCCGCACCTCGGCTACTACTTCGTCTAGCGGCCGGCTGCGCTCCACGCCGCGTCGGAAGGGGATGATGCAGAACGTGCAGGCATGCGAGCACCCATAGACGACAGGCACATACGCCGATACGGGCACTTCACCCTGCAGCCTCAAGTGTTTGACTGTCTGGCTGATGGAGAACTCGTCTTGCCAGACGTGCCGGCGTTCCGTCTCAGCGCGTTCCACTGCGGCAGCTTCTGTGTCCAAGGCCTGGCCTGTGAGATAGGCGACCAGCGGCCCTGGCTCCGAAGGTGGCATGAAGACGTCCACGAACGGGAAACGCTCGCGCAGCTTGGGCGATGGTTTGATCCCCACCAGGCATCCCATGAGGGCGATGGTGGTCTCCGGCCGGCGTTGCTTCAGCGGCTTGAGCGAGTTCAGATGTCCGATGGCTTTGTCCTCGGCGCTCTGCCGCACCACGCACGTATTGAGCACGATCACGTCCGCCTGATCGGCGCGCGAGGTGGGCTCGTAGCCCAACGCCTCCAGGCGCGCGGCCACATGCGCCGAATCCGCCTCATTCATCTGACAGCCGATCGTCCAGATATGGTACCGTTTTGTCCTCATCTCTCCTCTCTCAATCTCAGCATCTCTCCTGTCCTTGGATTGGCATTCGCATATAACAGGACCTTCAGACACCTTCCCACACGAAATCCAAGAGCTATCCCACGCTTGTAAGGATGAGTACGAGAATCCCTTTCTCAACCTCCTTCCCGCTTTGCTGTCGCTAATACAAACTCTGCGGCGCTGCGACACATAGACCAGAGACGCAAAGCGTTGGGAGGCGTGAGCAACACACCTTCGCTGTTGAGGTAGCCAAGGTTGGTCGGACGCGTGTAGCGATACACGGCAAATTGCACCTGCCAGCGCGCATCATAATATGTCTTGCGTATCAGCGAATGAGTGCCGCGCCTGATCCGTGTCTCGCGCACCTTCCAATCATCGGGGATACCGCGACCCGCGTTCTGGGACAGCGCGCAGCCCGGCGCGGCGATATTTTCCAATTGGTTCATCGCTGTATTCAGTTGCCACATGCGCGGGTTGTAGGTCAGAAACACGCCGGGCACAATCTCCCATCGGGCGCGTTGCGCTGCCGCAGGCGAAGGCGATATCAGAAGCGTGAGCAAGATAACCGTCGCTATGGCTACAAACCAAGATCGCACTGCTCGCATCGTGATCGTCACCTTTGTTCTCATCCCGATAAAAAGCTAACCCAGGCGGCAGCCTCTCCTTTAGAGACAAGAGGGAGAGGCGTTCTCAGGTTAGGTCTATACTTGCGAGGGAGGGGCCAGAGAAGAGAAAGCGGGATGCAGAATTGCCATGCATGCCCGTCCCCATACTTCGCTCCAATGGGTATTCACTTCGGCAAGGCGGCGTGCTTCCAAGTCGAGCTCCCTCCACTCGGGCAGTTCTGGCTTCTCACGAATGTCGCCCAATAGGCGGAATCCTTCATCGTAGAAGGCGATGACTGGGATCGCCCGAAATTTGCCATCTTTCAGGAACTGATCCATCAGGGCTGGATAGGCATCGCGTTTGAACACACGGACATCCAATCGGCCGCGGCTCAACTCGCGACAATGGACCAAGACGGCCAGCGCCGATGGGGTGGTCGGACACCAGTTTTCGGTGATGACCAGCCCATATACGGTATTCGGCAGGGTTTCAAAGAAGGTCCGCACCTCGTCTGGCAGCTTTACCTCTGCCAGTTTGCGCAACACGCGGTTGCGCATGGCAGTGGATTGGACGTATTCGTCTAAAGGCACCCCTTGCGACCAGGTCTCGAGATCCACAGGCGCACTCCGGTTGAGGATTTCTTAGAAGTCGGCACCTAGCATTCCCCTCTATTGTACTTCGAGTTGGCCTGATCTGGCAAACGCATCTGCGCTATGGCGTTGACAATGAAGGTGACAGTGACCGCTGAGGGGACTGTCACCGTTTCAATCCCCCGGAGGGGATTCCTCATCTCTGCAACCTTCGAGCCGCCCTTGCCCCGAGGCGGCATAGAAGTAGTTTCAATCCCCCGGAGGGGATTCCTCATCTCTGCAACAGAGTAACGGGGCCTAACATCGAGGGATCACACAATGTTTCAATCCCCCGGAGGGGATTCCTCATCTCTGCAACCGGGCCGCTCCCCCGCCTCCAACGCCGCCCCGAGCAGCCGGGGTTTCAATCCCCCGGAGGGGATTCCTCATCTCTGCAACCATCGCCACGCCCTCTGACGCGCCCCGCCTCCTCGACGTTTCAATCCCCCGGAGGGGATTCCTCATCTCTGCAACATCCGCATCCCCGTGAAGCTCCTCGTCGTGAACGATGTTTCAATCCCCCGGAGGGGATTCCTCATCTCTGCAACTCGTCGAGTCGTTCACCCTCTCTGGCCGCGTGGGGGGTTTCAATCCCCCGGAGGGGATTCCTCATCTCTGCAACCAAGTTTTTATAGGCGTCTGGCGGCGGATGAGTAAGAAGTTTCAATCCCCCGGAGGGGATTCCTCATCTCTGCAACCCCTCGGCGCAAGAATACTACAGTTGTGATATACTAAGTTTCAATCCCCCGGAGGGGATTCCTCATCTCTGCAACCGCCCAACTTTGAAAAGAATCTCCCACTTGTCCACCACTTTTCCCGCATCATAAAGGCATTTTAAGGGAGCAGCGTCCCATCTATGTCCCATTTCCTCCGATTCGAAGACCTCTTTTTGCTGTCAAAACCCGGGGGATTTGCGAACCTAAGCCCCAAGCTGCCACTATATATGGCGATCTACCTCCCCCTATCTCCTACCCATAGTAGCGCATCACCCCCCTTTTTCGCAAACCAGCAAAAGGCCTTCTAGCCCCCCTCTTTTTCGAATCGGCTGTACCGAGACCCCCTTCACTGATCGGCTCTGGAATGGCCCTCCGAAACCGGCGACAGTAGCCGCGTCTGCCCCAAACCTCGCGTTGTGTGATGTCCTGTCCCCGCATAAAAGGCAAAGGCCGCCAGCAAGTTTAACAGCCGCAGCCAATACGGATCATGGACCAGGGCGATAAACTGACAATGCCCAGTGAACCCTATCTCTCGCGCCGGGCCAAACTCGACCAGCGCCGTCTCCAGCCGATAACGGCTGATGGCCACGCACTCCTCAGCATACCGCTTGAGATCAGGATGTAACGCCACTGGAGCAAAACTATTCCACCGTTGTAGGTAGCTGTCAAACACCAACCCCGGCAAGGGTAACGGGACATTGTGGCCGGCCACCCGATAAGCCCTGCCATCTCCATCCGCTAACGAGCTCTCCCCAGCCGTGGAGCGAAAGGTGGTTGGCGAAGCGAATTGCAATGTCCACCGGCGCGCGGGTGCTCGCGTCTCCAAGAGATGCTCCTGAGTTAGGGCCTCATATGTGGTCTGCCCAGCCCAAGGATGCTCTCGGGAATCGCAGGTAACCGCCTTGAGCGCAAAAGTAGCCTCTGCTAGGGTGATCTGCCTGGGCAGGGATGGGATCACCTTCTCCAGCCAGCACCGAGAAAGCATCGCGTCAAAACTGGTCACCCGTAGCCAATACTGCCGCTCCGGCGTCAGAGCCACCTGCCCTCCGATCGCCGGCCCCACCTCTCGCAGCGCAGAGACAGTGAAGGGTCTGGTGGTATTCGGCTCGTGTAACCGCTCGGCTAAAGCCGAATCCACCCGCCGTATCTGGCTGAGAAACCAGGCGTGAGTAGCCCGCCCCAGGTCTACCGAAAGGGTGACGGGCGCCTCAGGCTGGACAGTAAGCACACAGGCGATCAGCATCTTTGTCCCTTCTGAGCGTTCAGGTCCTAGCGCCAAGGGAGCCGAACAGGGCTTTTAAAGCACCTCGCATGGCCCGTACCTCCGCTGACGAGCTTCCTCCCGCACTCGCTGGAGGTCCATCACCTCCGCTACCTCGTAGCGAGGTGGCAAGGCTCCCTCCACGGGCCGAAGGCGGATGCAGGGAGGGAAGTATCCCATGCGTCCATGAAGCTCGGCCAAGAGGAGGACAGCAATAAAGCTCAGCGCAGGCGGTACCACCAGAATAGGCAGAGTTTGCCACTCTTCCGAAGTGAGGCCACAAGCGTTGGCTAGCCGAACAACCTGCGATGCAAAAGGGGCGTTCAGGTCAAATTGAGTCGGGATTGTGACGATCCGTTCCACCTTCTGTCCCATGAGCGCCTCCAGCTGGGCTAGCTGCTCCAGGGTAAGAGGATGGGAGAAATTGAGAACGATCACAAGACCTCCTCAGCCGCTCAACACCTGTTTGACTTGTTTCCGAAGGTATTCCTGATCTTCAATGGAAAGCCAGGGAGTGGCATCAGTGAATGAAGGCACTTCTATTACTTTGATGCGCCAGGCCTCAGCTAGTTCGAGGAGGTTCGTCCTGGTATCATCCCATCGCTGATTAATGACCAGGATTTTGTAGGTATATGTGCCAAGGTACCGCTGCTCGCAAGCGGCGTTCAACTGATTCAGGCCATCTTTTCTCAGGGCAGCACCACCCGTCTTAGCCTGGATCACGCCCACTTGATTATTCACTCGCACAACCAGGTCTACCTCTAACGCTGGAGCCAGGGTAACACCCACTTTTACTTCGTCCATTGCCTCTTTCAAAGCCTCGCCGATGGCTTGCTCAAAGTGGTCTTTTGGCCCGGTCCACTGCGGATAAGGATCATCCAAATAGGCCCCTAGGTAGTCATCAATGGTGAGCAAGCTTCGTAAAGTTTTTCTCTCATATCGGATCTCTTCCTCGTTAAAACAATAACGATACAAGATAGAGCTTTTCCCCTCACTTTGAAGGTAAAAGAAAGGGGCTTTATATTTTCGGGCCAATTTATAGGCGGCTATCACCATCGTCTTCGTGCCCCCGGTCAGGTTAAAGATCAATTCCGCTTTCTCAAGTCTCTGGCTAGTGAGGAACTCCTGGAGGTTCGCCTGGATTTTCTGGATATCGTAAGCATCTGTGCAAAGCGTGTGAGTTTTAATGTCATGTCGGCCTAGCAGCCGCTGAAGCCGCCTTGTTACCTTCTCCGTCCGGTCAGAGTATACCAGTATAGCCATATATGGCCGCAGATAAAGCAGTGGTAGCAGATTCGGAATAGGTTGCTCACCGATCAGCGAGATAGCAATCATCAATAACCTCCTCCTAGGCAATCATAGTGGTGCCCTAACTGGCATAAGTTCCAATGGAGAATAGCCTTCCCAGACTGTCATTAGACATAACAAGGCTAACATCTTGCTCTATTCTGAGAGGCACTAGCAAACTCCGGGCGCACTTGCCACAGCGCAAGCTAGCAACCCGTGTCTACGCTTACCATTCCACCAACACCCATCCCAACGGGGCGACGGGGCGCTCTAGAGTACGGCCATTAGAGGCGCGCTGGACCTGAACGACAACGCGCCGGCTCTTGGGAAAGGGATCTCCCGGCTGGCGACGCCCACGAGCGATGCCATAACCGCCCGCCCTGGTAGGCCTCAAAATACCCTCTAGGAAGTTCGGATCGGCCCGCAGGCGGCTTCCGAAGGTCTTATCATCCCAGCCAGTGCCCCACCCCACCTGAAGAAGAAAGCCCTGGGCGGGAACTGTTAGGAGTTTGTAAAACTCCTCAATCCGCTCTGCGCCAGGGACTCCGTTGAACCAGGCTCGCTCTTCCTTCACCCGCTGCGCTGTATGGCGATTCACCACCGTCGGCAGCGCCTGCAACCACTCCTCCCCCCGCATCGCTAGCTGATGCCGCCTAGCCCAATCGGAGAAGAGGGCCAGGTCCAGTTTAATGGTGAGATGAAAAACCGTATCCGGCGCAATCGCCTCCAGTTCAATGGGCGAGGCCATTCGCCCGCTTCGGTGAAGGACGCGCGCGTTGACGAGGATGAGCCGCTCCGGCCCGACGGGAGCGCTATCGGCCACATGCAGCGCTCGCAGGAGGTCATGGTTGGGATCAGAGCCGAAGATTGCGCGCTCGTAACCCTGCGCGGCGAAGCGAGGATCGGGGTTAAGGCGAGTCCGCTCCGGGCGAAGGCCCAGCTCTCTCCACGCATACCAGGCTAGGGCAGTACGCAATGCGCCCTTAAGGCTGGTGCCGGGGAGGTAAGGCCGGTTATAGGCGTCCTTTAGCTGCTCTCTCAACTGGGCTCCCTCCGCCGTGGAGCGAGGAGTCCCCCGAATCACATAGCGGAAAAAGGGGCTGTTTTCCTGAAAGTCCGTAGGCTTTAACAATTGGGCCGGTGGGATGCGCATCAATCGCTCCACAAGCCCCGGGTCATCTATGTTCTGGGCCTCCAAGATGGCCTCCTCGTTCAACCGCCAAGTCCGTTCATTGCGGACGGCATAGTCATAAGAGAGGAGCAAATCCCTCCCACTGCCAATATGAAGGGGAGTGAGCAAGGCCGCTCGGGCTCGATAGACCAAATACTCAGACACTGCGCACCTCCTTGACGGCGGCACCTAACGCAAAACCATAGCGCCAGACGGGATGAGGAAGATCGCCGTCGGGGTTCTGATAGCGGGGACGGACATCGGTGAGATCGCCCCAGGGGCCGTTTCCTATCGCCTGTACCAGGCTTCCCTCCCTCACCAGCCAAAGCCGTCTCCGGCGTTGAGCCGCTCCTTGCCAAGAACGGAGCCATCCCGCCACAGAGATCAGCTCATAGGCGACGCCTGCGCTGGTCAACGCGCCGGGCAACTCCTCTTGACGGGGATGGTAACGGCTTAAGAGCCACAGCAACTCCCCGGGGGCCGGGTCGGGCAAGGACAGCGACACCGATTCCTGGGCCCACACGAAGCCGCCATAGCCCGTCGTGCGCTCTCCGCCTAGTCCGTCATAGGACAGGATCGCCAGGGCGCAATGAACGGCCTCCCGGAACGTAAGCTCGCCAGCGCCGATCGGCGCGTTGGGGTCTCGCCACGCAATGCCAAACCAAAGGCCGCAATCGGGGGCGAAGGAGACCCGGCCGGTATGGAAGATGTTAGAAGCAGACGAGACCCGATCCACGGTGACGCGAGGCACCTGCGCAGAAGCGAAAACGCGGTGTTCCATCAGAGCGCGCAAGGGGACGGGACGGCCGGTTCTGGGGTGTGAGCGCATCTGGCAGGGAAGCTTTTCGGCCTCCTCCGCGGCGAGCCAGAACATCCCCCCTTGCAAGGCCAGCCCTTGAGTTGGATCGTCCTTCCCATCCATCGGGAAGAGCCATGGATCCATCGGCTCTCCGACTAGCATCCGCTGGAAGAGCGCTTCGGAGACGAAGCGAATCCGCTTCAACGCCTTTAAACGGGCATGAAAGGTCTCTGGTCTGAACCAGCGGCCTAGCGGCACCGGCATCGGAAAGAAGCGAACCCCTCCGGCATAGGGAAAGGCGGAAGTGAGCAAGAAAGGCGGATCGCCCTTTTGAAATCGGGCGACGAAGGCATCGGCGTCAAACCCCGCGCGCAGGGCCGCATCCAGAAGCGCGGCGAAGAGGGTGTCCGCAGGGATGTGAAGGCTGCTCTCCTCCAGGTTGACGCCGCGGACGCCGAGGTGAAAGCCGCTGTGAAAGGCGAGGCGATAGACGGTCAGATCGGCCATCGTACCTCCTTTTATGCCAGGCCCAGGACACTCGTCACCTCCCGGAGCAGATTAAGCAGATCACTTTCTAGGGCGGAAAGATCATCATATTCCTTAACTTTTTGAGGGGCTTCCAGATACTTCTTCTCGCCGGACCGGACGGAG
It includes:
- the csx15 gene encoding CRISPR-associated protein Csx15, with protein sequence MIVLNFSHPLTLEQLAQLEALMGQKVERIVTIPTQFDLNAPFASQVVRLANACGLTSEEWQTLPILVVPPALSFIAVLLLAELHGRMGYFPPCIRLRPVEGALPPRYEVAEVMDLQRVREEARQRRYGPCEVL
- a CDS encoding thioredoxin family protein, which encodes MDLETWSQGVPLDEYVQSTAMRNRVLRKLAEVKLPDEVRTFFETLPNTVYGLVITENWCPTTPSALAVLVHCRELSRGRLDVRVFKRDAYPALMDQFLKDGKFRAIPVIAFYDEGFRLLGDIREKPELPEWRELDLEARRLAEVNTHWSEVWGRACMAILHPAFSSLAPPSQV
- the csm5 gene encoding type III-A CRISPR-associated RAMP protein Csm5, which encodes MSEYLVYRARAALLTPLHIGSGRDLLLSYDYAVRNERTWRLNEEAILEAQNIDDPGLVERLMRIPPAQLLKPTDFQENSPFFRYVIRGTPRSTAEGAQLREQLKDAYNRPYLPGTSLKGALRTALAWYAWRELGLRPERTRLNPDPRFAAQGYERAIFGSDPNHDLLRALHVADSAPVGPERLILVNARVLHRSGRMASPIELEAIAPDTVFHLTIKLDLALFSDWARRHQLAMRGEEWLQALPTVVNRHTAQRVKEERAWFNGVPGAERIEEFYKLLTVPAQGFLLQVGWGTGWDDKTFGSRLRADPNFLEGILRPTRAGGYGIARGRRQPGDPFPKSRRVVVQVQRASNGRTLERPVAPLGWVLVEW
- a CDS encoding DUF1887 family CARF protein, producing the protein MIAISLIGEQPIPNLLPLLYLRPYMAILVYSDRTEKVTRRLQRLLGRHDIKTHTLCTDAYDIQKIQANLQEFLTSQRLEKAELIFNLTGGTKTMVIAAYKLARKYKAPFFYLQSEGKSSILYRYCFNEEEIRYERKTLRSLLTIDDYLGAYLDDPYPQWTGPKDHFEQAIGEALKEAMDEVKVGVTLAPALEVDLVVRVNNQVGVIQAKTGGAALRKDGLNQLNAACEQRYLGTYTYKILVINQRWDDTRTNLLELAEAWRIKVIEVPSFTDATPWLSIEDQEYLRKQVKQVLSG
- the miaB gene encoding tRNA (N6-isopentenyl adenosine(37)-C2)-methylthiotransferase MiaB; amino-acid sequence: MRTKRYHIWTIGCQMNEADSAHVAARLEALGYEPTSRADQADVIVLNTCVVRQSAEDKAIGHLNSLKPLKQRRPETTIALMGCLVGIKPSPKLRERFPFVDVFMPPSEPGPLVAYLTGQALDTEAAAVERAETERRHVWQDEFSISQTVKHLRLQGEVPVSAYVPVVYGCSHACTFCIIPFRRGVERSRPLDEVVAEVRGLVARGVREVTLLGQIVDRYGYDTGGPDLADLLYAVHEIEGLWRIRFLTSHPNYLSDRILDAVATLPKVCEVIEVPIQAGDDEVLARMKRGYTADDYRALIARIRERIPGAAIHTDIIVGFPGETVEQFQRTYDILAELRLDKAHLAMYSPRPGTVAARRMADDVPPEEKKRRLHTLEALQEQVVGEINRRLLGQTVEVLVDGQHKGKWRGRTRTDKLVFFSHPDHWRGRLALVRITWAGPWSMQGEVVGDVTPVDEPALAAVPAI
- the cas6 gene encoding CRISPR system precrRNA processing endoribonuclease RAMP protein Cas6; its protein translation is MLIACVLTVQPEAPVTLSVDLGRATHAWFLSQIRRVDSALAERLHEPNTTRPFTVSALREVGPAIGGQVALTPERQYWLRVTSFDAMLSRCWLEKVIPSLPRQITLAEATFALKAVTCDSREHPWAGQTTYEALTQEHLLETRAPARRWTLQFASPTTFRSTAGESSLADGDGRAYRVAGHNVPLPLPGLVFDSYLQRWNSFAPVALHPDLKRYAEECVAISRYRLETALVEFGPAREIGFTGHCQFIALVHDPYWLRLLNLLAAFAFYAGTGHHTTRGLGQTRLLSPVSEGHSRADQ